The following proteins are co-located in the Sphaeramia orbicularis chromosome 24, fSphaOr1.1, whole genome shotgun sequence genome:
- the LOC115414879 gene encoding homeobox protein Nkx-2.2a-like — MSKTGFSVRDILDLPQPNGRRGSGGTEEADDEDAEEACAEAPGPGTRGFSGRWSRGTGNLHFSLHGLSIKSRTGSKSPDLSTDESPDCERAAAGAGAQKGRGRKRRVLFSKAQTFELERRFRQQRYLSAPEREHLAGLIRLTPNQVKIWFQNHRYKMKRARAERTLEALQLLPARRVAIPLLMRDGKPCDRITAQDLEASLRSGFAVPVCAYSPLLHPGYGPEQSGLQAHQQLAHMYPWSW; from the exons ATGTCGAAAACGGGCTTCTCCGTGCGGGACATCCTGGACCTGCCGCAGCCGAACGGGAGGCGCGGGTCCGGGGGAACCGAAGAGGCGGACGACGAGGACGCGGAGGAGGCCTGCGCAGAGGCTCCGGGGCCCGGGACCAGGGGCTTCAGCGGCCGGTGGAGCCGCGGAACCGGAAACCTGCACTTCTCAT TACACGGTCTGTCCATAAAGTCCCGCACCGGGTCCAAATCCCCGGACCTATCCACGGATGAGTCACCGGACTGTGAGCGCGCCGCGGCGGGCGCAGGTGCGCAGAAGGGCCGCGGCAGGAAGCGGCGCGTCCTGTTCTCCAAAGCGCAGACCTTCGAGCTGGAGCGGCGCTTCCGGCAGCAGCGGTACCTGTCCGCCCCGGAACGGGAGCACCTGGCCGGGCTCATCCGCCTCACCCCGAACCAGGTCAAGATCTGGTTCCAGAACCACCGCTACAAGATGAAGCGGGCCCGGGCCGAGCGCACCCTGGAGGCGCTGCAGCTGCTGCCGGCCCGGCGCGTCGCCATCCCGCTGCTGATGCGGGACGGGAAGCCCTGCGACCGGATCACGGCCCAGGACCTGGAGGCGTCGCTCAGGTCCGGGTTCGCCGTGCCGGTCTGCGCCTACTCCCCTCTGCTGCACCCCGGCTACGGCCCCGAGCAGAGCGGCCTGCAGGCGCACCAGCAGCTGGCGCACATGTACCCCTGGAGCTGGTGA